A section of the Lynx canadensis isolate LIC74 chromosome A1, mLynCan4.pri.v2, whole genome shotgun sequence genome encodes:
- the RPL37 gene encoding 60S ribosomal protein L37 produces the protein MTKGTSSFGKRRNKTHTLCRRCGSKAYHLQKSTCGKCGYPAKRKRKYNWSAKAKRRNTTGTGRMRHLKIVYRRFRHGFREGTTPKPKRAAVAASSSS, from the exons ATG ACGAAGGGGACGTCATCGTTTGGAAAGCGTCGCAATAAGACGCACACGTTGTGCCGCCGCTGTGGCTCGAAGGCCTACCACCTTCAGAAGTCGACCTGTGGCAAATGTGGCTATCCTGCCAAGCGAAAGAGAAAGT ATAACTGGAGTGCCAAGGCTAAAAGAAGAAATACCACTGGGACCGGTCGAATGAGGCACCTAAAAATTGTATACCGCAGATTCAG GCATGGATTCCGTGAAGGAACAACGCCTAAACCCAAGAGGGCAGCTGTTGCAGCATCCAGTTCATCTTAA